Proteins found in one Triticum urartu cultivar G1812 chromosome 4, Tu2.1, whole genome shotgun sequence genomic segment:
- the LOC125551282 gene encoding scarecrow-like protein 9, with product MTVIYPLQIQYSFTAPSEISMHSTMAATPEELLGLAEPAPLSPSVFLDLPPTPMTHDDSQQPQNDLALEYISRMLTEEDIVDKFFYQYPDHPELLQAEQPFAEILANTSSDAHESFASSTSILMPSQGNGTDFMVSRCQVQYPAFFLNGTGIAEASGLVFPIPSESSTRTDMLSSMAFFRGMEEANRFLPADNVMVAGRGRKKRPGMDGEVEAGLGRSSKQITVLPRCVQEEEEATALEMLDRLVLNGYDAHPGEMQEVVRVTLEDKENKSAIGRRGRRGARHTVVTDLETLLIRCAEAVSSNDVHGASKLLERIKWHSSPTGDAKQRLAHYFSQGLEARLAGTGSRLYRALMEKHTLTVGLIKAFHLHMAACCSMKVGLLFAINTICKAVAGRRKLHIVHYGITTGFQWPDLLRLLANREGGPPQVRITGINTPRPGLRPAQIMEEAGDRLGNCAKQFGVPFEFRAVASKPEDVRAEDLHIDPDEVLVVNSMYEFRTLMDESLTFDMVSPRDMVLNNISKMRPAVFVQSLVNGPYSAAFFMTRFRHALYYFTALFDVMENTVPRDNDQRLLVERDMLARSAINMIACEGADRVERPQNYKEWQARNERAGLRQLPLDPDVVLMLKDQVKSRYHKHFMISEDHRWLLQGWKGRVLYAHSTWASQVID from the coding sequence ATGACAGTGATATATCCACTCCAAATCCAATATAGTTTCACTGCACCATCAGAAATCAGCATGCACTCCACTATGGCTGCCACACCAGAGGAGCTGTTGGGCCTCGCTGAGCCTGCACCACTGTCCCCATCCGTCTTCCTCGACCTTCCTCCGACTCCGATGACCCATGATGACTCACAGCAGCCGCAGAACGACCTGGCCCTGGAGTACATTTCGCGCATgctcacggaggaggacatcgtCGACAAGTTCTTCTACCAGTACCCTGACCACCCGGAGCTCCTGCAGGCCGAGCAGCCCTTCGCCGAGATCCTTGCCAATACCTCATCCGACGCCCACGAGTCCTTTGCCTCCTCCACCTCCATCTTGATGCCCAGCCAAGGTAACGGCACGGACTTCATGGTTTCCAGGTGCCAGGTACAGTATCCAGCCTTCTTCTTGAACGGCACAGGCATTGCGGAGGCCAGTGGTTTGGTGTTTCCCATTCCCAGCGAGAGCAGCACCAGAACGGACATGCTGTCGAGCATGGCTTTCTTCAGAGGCATGGAGGAAGCCAACAGGTTCTTGCCCGCAGACAATGTGATGGTGGCTGGCAGGGGGCGTAAGAAGAGGCCTGGCATGGATGGTGAGGTGGAGGCGGGCTTGGGCAGGAGCAGCAAGCAAATAACAGTGCTGCCGCGTTGTGtccaggaggaggaggaagccaccGCGCTGGAGATGCTGGACCGGCTTGTCCTCAACGGCTACGACGCGCACCCGGGCGAGATGCAGGAGGTGGTACGCGTCACCTTGGAGGACAAGGAGAACAAGTCAGCAATTGGCAGGCGCGGGAGGCGCGGGGCGAGGCACACGGTGGTGACTGACCTAGAGACCCTGCTGATCCGCTGCGCCGAAGCAGTGTCCAGCAACGACGTGCACGGCGCGAGCAAGCTGCTGGAGCGGATCAAGTGGCACTCCTCGCCGACGGGGGACGCCAAGCAGCGGCTGGCGCACTACTTCTCCCAGGGGCTGGAGGCACGGCTGGCTGGCACGGGGAGCCGGCTGTACCGAGCGCTCATGGAGAAGCACACCTTAACCGTTGGGCTCATCAAAGCCTTCCATCTGCACATGGCTGCGTGCTGCTCGATGAAGGTTGGTTTGCTCTTTGCCATCAACACCATCTGCAAGGCCGTTGCAGGGAGGAGGAAACTGCACATTGTGCACTACGGCATCACCACCGGATTCCAGTGGCCGGACTTGCTCCGGTTGCTGGCCAACAGGGAGGGCGGCCCACCACAAGTGAGGATCACCGGCATTAACACCCCTCGCCCCGGGCTCCGTCCGGCTCAAATAATGGAGGAGGCGGGGGACCGGCTCGGCAACTGTGCTAAGCAGTTCGGCGTGCCATTCGAGTTCCGCGCCGTCGCATCCAAGCCGGAGGATGTCCGGGCTGAGGacctgcacatcgacccagacgAGGTCCTGGTCGTGAACAGCATGTACGAGTTCAGGACCTTGATGGACGAGAGCCTAACCTTTGACATGGTGAGCCCGAGGGACATGGTGCTCAACAATATCAGCAAGATGAGGCCGGCCGTGTTCGTCCAGTCCCTCGTCAATGGACCATACAGCGCGGCCTTCTTCATGACGCGGTTCCGCCATGCCTTGTACTACTTCACGGCCTTGTTCGATGTGATGGAGAACACCGTTCCACGGGACAACGACCAGAGACTTCTGGTGGAGCGGGACATGCTTGCACGCTCCGCCATTAACATGATCGCCTGTGAAGGTGCAGACCGGGTGGAGCGCCCTCAGAACTACAAGGAGTGGCAGGCGCGGAACGAGCGAGCGGGGCTAAGGCAGCTGCCGTTGGACCCTGATGTTGTTCTGATGCTCAAGGACCAAGTGAAGAGTCGGTACCACAAGCATTTCATGATCAGCGAGGATCACCGCTGGCTTCTGCAAGGATGGAAAGGCCGGGTGCTCTATGCACACTCCACATGGGCTTCTCAAGTGATAGATTGA
- the LOC125551283 gene encoding scarecrow-like protein 9: protein MPIAPEELLGLKEHMEPPPPSPSVYLDIPPSPYGGSVGDLVLPYITRMLMEEDIDDRFFYQYPDHLAFLQAQQQFTQILDDAKNLLSGEGGDMEKMHSDASLQGIRGGSMCLADKDVPSWTFSDGAEVYNNGDQSKLNRSNEAMLNFAFLKGMEEANKFLPRDNQPQADVFSVDQAKEIFGRSISGGGRKGQRDVDKLEEVVGRASKLLMPELEEDGASEMINKIMLNSYELCGETMEELQITMENIRADRKNKKAVRGKQGKKEAVDLRGLLLCCAQEVATGNRHGAGNLLKQIRQHASATGDAAQRLAYCFAKGLEARLAGTGSQVYKSLMAKHTSTMEFLKGYELFMAACSFKRVAFTFSSMTIFDAVEGKSKLHIVDYGLHYGCQWPGLLAWLATRDGGPPEVRITGIDLPQPGFRPAKRLEETGRALSNCARQFGLPFKFHAIAAKWETIRAEDLNIDPDEVLVVNDLFNFNTLMDESLVIDRPSPRDVVLSNIREMQADVFVQGVVNGSSGPFFLARFREALFFYSSVFDMLDTTTPPESYERFVLERDMFGQCALNTIACESADRVERPETYKQWQLRNQRAGLRQLPLKPIITKVATGKVKSLYHKEFVVDVDQGWLLQGWKGRILYAHSAWVADDTSSEY, encoded by the coding sequence ATGCCCATCGCCCCCGAGGAGTTGCTGGGGCTGAAGGAACACATGGAGCCCCCGCCGCCATCCCCATCCGTCTACCTTGACATTCCTCCGTCGCCCTATGGCGGCAGTGTCGGGGACCTGGTGCTCCCATACATCACTCGCATGCTGATGGAGGAGGACATCGACGACAGGTTCTTCTACCAGTACCCAGACCATCTTGCCTTCCTCCAGGCGCAGCAGCAATTTACCCAAATTCTTGATGATGCCAAGAACTTACTGTCCGGCGAAGGTGGCGACATGGAGAAGATGCATTCTGATGCGTCTTTGCAGGGTATTCGTGGAGGTAGCATGTGCTTGGCTGACAAGGACGTCCCGAGTTGGACGTTCTCGGATGGTGCTGAGGTGTACAATAATGGTGATCAGAGCAAACTCAACCGCTCCAATGAAGCCATGCTTAACTTTGCATTCTTGAAAGGCATGGAGGAGGCCAACAAGTTCTTGCCTAGAGACAACCAACCGCAGGCTGATGTCTTCAGCGTCGACCAAGCGAAGGAGATTTTTGGGCGAAGCATTAGTGGTGGGGGACGGAAGGGTCAGCGTGATGTGGACAAGCTGGAGGAAGTGGTGGGCAGGGCCAGCAAACTGCTGATGCCGGAGCTGGAAGAGGATGGCGCCAGCGAGATGATCAACAAAATAATGCTGAATAGTTACGAACTATGTGGGGAGACCATGGAGGAGCTGCAAATCACCATGGAGAACATCAGAGCTGATAGAAAAAATAAGAAGGCGGTGCGGGGAAAGCAGGGAAAGAAAGAGGCGGTGGACCTGCGCGGGCTGTTGCTATGCTGCGCACAGGAGGTGGCCACCGGCAACCGTCATGGCGCGGGCAATCTGCTGAAACAGATCAGGCAACATGCTTCCGCAACAGGAGATGCCGCTCAGCGGCTGGCGTATTGTTTCGCCAAGGGGCTTGAGGCCCGGCTGGCGGGCACTGGGAGCCAGGTGTACAAGTCACTCATGGCGAAGCACACCTCGACCATGGAGTTCCTCAAAGGTTACGAGCTGTTCATGGCAGCCTGCTCCTTCAAAAGGGTGGCGTTCACATTCTCCAGCATGACCATCTTCGATGCCGTGGAAGGGAAGAGCAAGTTGCACATTGTGGATTATGGCTTGCATTATGGGTGCCAGTGGCCGGGCCTGCTGGCTTGGCTGGCGACCAGGGACGGCGGGCCACCGGAGGTGAGGATCACCGGGATTGACCTCCCGCAGCCCGGGTTCCGCCCGGCTAAGAGGCTTGAGGAGACAGGGCGGGCACTCAGCAACTGTGCCCGTCAGTTTGGCTTGCCGTTCAAGTTCCATGCCATCGCGGCCAAGTGGGAGACTATCCGTGCCGAGGACCTCAACATCGACCCTGACGAGGTGCTTGTGGTGAATGACCTGTTCAATTTCAACACCTTGATGGACGAAAGCCTTGTTATCGACAGACCCAGCCCCAGGGATGTGGTCCTCAGCAACATCCGGGAGATGCAGGCAGATGTGTTCGTCCAAGGTGTTGTGAATGGTTCTAGCGGCCCATTTTTCTTGGCCCGGTTCCGGGAGGCACTCTTCTTTTACTCATCGGTGTTCGACATGCTTGACACCACCACACCGCCAGAGAGCTACGAGCGCTTCGTTCTCGAGCGGGACATGTTCGGGCAGTGTGCCCTGAATACTATCGCCTGCGAGAGTGCAGACCGGGTAGAGCGTCCCGAGACATACAAACAGTGGCAGCTGAGAAACCAACGTGCAGGCCTCAGACAGCTGCCACTGAAGCCGATTATCACCAAGGTGGCAACAGGCAAGGTCAAGAGCCTGTACCACAAGGAGTTTGTTGTGGATGTGGATCAGGGGTGGTTGCTGCAGGGGTGGAAGGGCCGCATCCTATATGCTCACTCGGCGTGGGTGGCAGACGACACTAGCTCCGAGTATTAG
- the LOC125551281 gene encoding scarecrow-like protein 33 → MAATPEEFLGQQSFLSRLEPPSPSLFLGLPPTPRGVEDGDSSFDDMALPYISRLLEEDMEDHFFYLYPNHPALLRAQLPFVQILVDVADSASGSTSALSPSSSTSTFDATASTTPSATSPYDAAIQISRPPYAEVLGLASGSPDTQSSALLSGDEEAQNPSSDFVIGNYLLPGDQDMLNLAFLKGMEEARKFLPPNSSLPAMKVDQVVAGVHAGAGLKKKRDTLEPDMGRASKLMMPEQEEDGARELFDEMMFQEHEICMKGVQQLRVAVDSEPGKNRRKKGRPRRDSSDSEMVDLHTLLLNCAQALSTDNRRTASELLKRIRQHSTPKGDAAQRLAHYFAEALDARLAGRGSELYQSLMARRTSVADFLKANQLYMAACCCKKVAFIFANKTICNAVVGKSRLHIVDYGLSQGLQWPGLLRMLAAREGGPPEVKITGIDLPQPGFQGAYHIEETGRRLSNFARVFGVPFKFHGIAAKRETVQPEDLSIDRDEVLVVISLCHFRLLMDENLGLDTPSPRDQVLNNIRKMRPDVFIHGIMNGSYGATYFLTRFREALFNYSAQFDLLDATVPRDNEGRLLLERDIFGRSALNVIACEGSDRVERPETYKQWQLRNHRAGLRQLPLNPDVVRLVLDKVKDNYHKDFVVDEDQRWLLHRWKGRVLYALSTWVADNAT, encoded by the coding sequence ATGGCCGCCACGCCGGAGGAATTCCTGGGGCAGCAGAGTTTCCTTTCGCGGCTGGAGCCGCCCTCGCCGTCCCTGTTCCTCGGCCTGCCGCCGACGCCCCGCGGCGTGGAGGACGGGGACTCCTCGTTTGACGACATGGCGCTGCCCTACATCTCGCGCCTGCTGGAGGAGGACATGGAGGACCACTTCTTCTACCTGTACCCCAACCACCCCGCGCTCCTCAGGGCGCAGCTGCCCTTCGTGCAGATCCTCGTCGACGTCGCCGACAGCGCCAGCGGCTCCACCTCCGCGCtctcgccgtcctcctccacctccaccttcGACGCCACTGCCTCCACAACCCCCAGCGCTACATCGCCCTACGACGCAGCGATCCAGATCTCACGGCCGCCCTACGCCGAAGTACTGGGCCTTGCCTCAGGTTCACCGGACACCCAGAGCTCGGCGCTCCTCAGCGGCGACGAGGAAGCCCAAAACCCTAGCTCTGACTTCGTCATTGGGAATTATTTGTTGCCCGGCGACCAGGACATGCTCAACTTGGCCTTCCTCAAAGGCATGGAGGAGGCGAGGAAGTTCTTGCCGCCCAACAGCAGCCTCCCGGCCATGAAGGTGGACCAAGTGGTGGCCGGAGTGCACGCTGGAGCCGGCCTCAAGAAAAAGAGGGACACTCTAGAGCCAGACATGGGCAGGGCCAGCAAATTGATGATGCCGGAGCAGGAGGAGGATGGCGCACGAGAGCTGTTCGACGAAATGATGTTCCAGGAACACGAGATATGCATGAAGGGGGTTCAGCAGCTTCGCGTCGCTGTGGACAGTGAACCCGGGAAGAACAGACGGAAGAAGGGTCGGCCAAGACGGGACTCGAGTGATAGTGAGATGGTGGACCTGCACACGCTGCTGCTCAACTGCGCCCAGGCGCTGTCCACAGACAACCGGCGGACCGCAAGTGAGCTGCTGAAAAGAATCAGGCAGCATTCGACCCCAAAGGGTGATGCGGCGCAAAGGCTAGCGCATTATTTTGCCGAGGCGCTGGATGCACGGCTGGCGGGTAGGGGGAGCGAGCTGTACCAGTCGCTCATGGCAAGGCGTACCTCGGTTGCAGACTTTCTCAAGGCCAACCAGCTTTACATGGCAGCTTGCTGCTGCAAGAaggtggccttcatctttgccAATAAGACCATCTGCAATGCTGTGGTAGGGAAGAGCCGGTTGCACATTGTGGACTATGGTCTGAGTCAAGGACTGCAGTGGCCGGGCCTGTTACGTATGCTTGCAGCTAGAGAAGGTGGACCACCAGAGGTGAAGATCACCGGCATTGACCTCCCTCAACCTGGGTTCCAAGGAGCCTACCACATTGAGGAGACGGGGCGCAGGCTCAGCAACTTCGCCCGCGTGTTCGGTGTGCCGTTTAAGTTCCATGGTATTGCAGCAAAGCGGGAGACAGTCCAGCCGGAGGACCTGAGCATCGACCGTGATGAGGTGCTTGTGGTGATTAGTCTTTGCCATTTCAGGCTTTTGATGGACGAAAACCTCGGCCTTGATACTCCGAGCCCCAGGGATCAGGTCCTCAACAACATCAGGAAGATGCGGCCAGATGTGTTCATCCATGGCATTATGAATGGCTCGTATGGTGCTACATACTTCCTGACACGGTTCAGGGAGGCATTGTTCAATTACTCGGCCCAATTCGACCTGCTGGATGCGACAGTCCCCCGGGATAACGAAGGGCGTCTGCTGCTTGAGCGCGACATCTTTGGGCGGTCTGCCCTGAATGTCATTGCATGTGAGGGCTCAGACCGCGTGGAGCGCCCTGAGACATACAAGCAGTGGCAGCTCCGGAACCACCGGGCTGGGCTGAGGCAGCTGCCATTGAATCCAGATGTTGTTAGGCTTGTGCTGGACAAGGTTAAGGACAACTACCACAAGGACTTCGTCGTTGATGAGGATCAGCGGTGGTTGCTGCACAGGTGGAAGGGGCGTGTGCTCTATGCCCTGTCAACATGGGTTGCCGACAATGCAACCTAG